The Sphingomonas sanguinis nucleotide sequence AGCGCCGCCGATCTGCTGGGCAGCCGGGCCGAGCGCGAGGACGGGGCCGCCCCACATGTCGACCTGTCGCTGATGCAGACCGCCGAAATCCGGGTCGGCGACACCGTCATCCACGAAGATCACGGCATCGCCACCGTCATCGGGCTGGAGACGATCGACGGCCAAGACGGCGTGTCGGGCGATGCGGTCAAGCTGGAATATGCACGCGATGCGACCCGGCTCGTCCCGGTGGCCGAGGCCGACCGGCTGTGGCGCTACGGCGGAGAGGATGACGCGGTTCGCCTCGACACACTCGACGGCAAGAGCTGGCACGAACGGCGGCGCGGCATCGACGAGGCGATCGCGACCACCGCGCGTCAGCTGACCGATATGGCCGCGGAGCGTGCCGAGCGCCATGCTCCCGTGCTCGACCCTCCCGTCGCGGATTATGAGCGCTTCGCGGCGGGGTTCCCGTATAGCGAGACGCCGGATCAGTTGGCCGCCATCGAGGCGGTGCGCGCCGATCTCGCCTCGGGGCGGCCGATGGATCGGTTGGTCGTCGGCGATGTCGGCTTCGGCAAGACCGAGGTCGCCCTGCGCGCCGCCGCCATCGCCGCACTTGCCGGGAAACAGGTGGTGGTCGCCGCGCCGACCACCGTGTTGGCCCGCCAGCATCTCGACAGCTTCGCCGCGCGTTTCGAGGAAGCGGGCATCGTGGTTGCCGGTCTATCCCGCCTGTCCACGGCCGCGGAAAAGCGCAAGGTCAAGGCGGGTCTGGCGGATGGCAGCATCCGCATCGTCATCGGCACCGGCGCGGTGGCGGCCAAGGGCGTGACCTATAAGGATTTGGCGCTGGTCATCGTCGACGAGGAACAGCGTTTCGGTGCCGCCGACAAGGCCCGGCTCCAGGCGCTGTCGTCCGGCCATGTCCTGACCCTGTCCGCCACTCCGATCCCGCGCACGCTCCAGGCCGCGCTGGTGGGCTTACGCCAGCTGTCGATGATCGCCACCCCGCCCGCCCGGCGGCAACCGATCCGTACCGCCGTCTCCACCTTCTCGCCCGAAACGCTGCGCGCCGCCCTGCTGCGCGAGCGGTCGCGAGGCGGGCAAAGCTTCGTTGTGGTGCCGCGCATCGCCGACATGGCGCCGCTCGCTGAGAAACTCGCCCGCATCGTGCCGGAGCTGGAGGTGATGCAGGCGCATGGCAAGCTGCCCGCCGCTGAAATCGACGACGTCATGGTCCGTTTCGGCCGAGGCGAAGGCGATGTCCTGCTGGCGACCAACATCATCGAGGCGGGGCTGGATGTGCCGCGCGCCAACACCATGGCGATCGTCCATGCTGACCGTTTCGGTCTGGCGCAGCTGCACCAGTTGCGCGGCCGCGTCGGGCGCGGGCATCGACGGGGACAAGTGCTGCTCTTCGCCAAGGGAGAGGACGCCATCGCACCGCGCACCCTGAAGCGGCTGCGTACGCTGGAGGCATTCGACAGGCTGGGCGCAGGGTTCGCGATCAGCGCCCGCGATCTCGATATGCGCGGCGCGGGCGATTTGCTGGGCGATACCCAAGCCGGCCATATGCGACTGATCGGTGTCGAGCTTTACCAGCAGCTACTGGAGGACGCACTCCGCACCGCACGCGGCGAAACGGTCGAGCGCTGGACGCCCGAACTGCGCATCGGGGTCGAAGGTCGCTTGCCCGAGGCCTGGATACCCGATGAGGATTTGCGCATCTCGCTCTATGCCCGGCTGGGGCGACTGCGCGACGATGCCGCGCTCGATGCGTTCGAGGCGGAACTGGAGGACCGGTTCGGCGAACTGCCCGAGGATGCCACCACGCTGCTGATCCTCGCCCGGCTGCGCGAACGGATGCGGGCGATGGGCATCGCGCGGATCGACGCCGGGCCTGCCGCTATCGCGCTCACCCCGCATGGCCGCGACACCGACCTTGGCCAAATCGATGGGCTGGAGGAAAAAGACGGCCGCTATTTGCTGAAGGAGCGCCTCGACAATCCCGCCGAGCGGCTCGCGCGGCTGGGCGACCTGCTGGCTTGACCCAGGCGATTGGCGGCAGCGCTTGCGCGGCGTAGAGCCCCGCACCGAACAGAGAGGATATTCGTCATGGCTTTCCCCGATCCCTATACCGCCGACCCTGCGCGCTATGACGGCCGGATGCCCTATCGCCGGACCGGACGCAGCGGGCTCAAGCTGCCCGCGATCAGCCTGGGGCTGTGGCAGAATTTCGGCGGGACCGACGTGTTCGAGACGGGTCGCGCGATCCTGCGCCGGGCATTTGACCGGGGCGTCACCCATTTCGACCTAGCGAACAATTACGGGCCGCCTTACGGCTCGGCCGAGGAGAATTTCGGGCGGGTGATGGCGAGCGACTTTGCCGGCCACCGCGACGAACTGATCCTGTCGACCAAGGCGGGCTGGGACATGTGGCCGGGGCCTTACGGCGACATCGGTTCGTCGAGGAAGTACCTGATCGCCAGTTGCGACCAGAGCCTGAAGCGGATGGGCGTCGATTATGTCGACA carries:
- a CDS encoding helicase-related protein, whose amino-acid sequence is MLSEAEIATMPPTGDGPLPLPGIAELAAGAAEILERSDIILAVTDETRALGVTRMLEAMAPDATILFCPGSDALPGDDAPASPANVGQRVSALHRAQMTLAAKDRGRIALVTSGEALARALPPPETFATEPPCVAINDACDLADLHAMLLDLGYIADERVDEPGEVALRGHVLDVFPADAEQPLRIEVADGRIIAIRSYDPADQRSTGEIERRELGRVAEPPLGQTQTSLLDHLPGACIIIEPAADERRRRLLLLSADVAKRGSKRAARDMIAERHWKKALDQRQTAEIARIAEPPPRFVESRSPLRDFAVTARAAMKEGTRVVLIGSERDLRFLGKRVDNVLSKTAKRAESWQAISKAKAGALLTLVAPAERGFARDAILAVSAADLLGSRAEREDGAAPHVDLSLMQTAEIRVGDTVIHEDHGIATVIGLETIDGQDGVSGDAVKLEYARDATRLVPVAEADRLWRYGGEDDAVRLDTLDGKSWHERRRGIDEAIATTARQLTDMAAERAERHAPVLDPPVADYERFAAGFPYSETPDQLAAIEAVRADLASGRPMDRLVVGDVGFGKTEVALRAAAIAALAGKQVVVAAPTTVLARQHLDSFAARFEEAGIVVAGLSRLSTAAEKRKVKAGLADGSIRIVIGTGAVAAKGVTYKDLALVIVDEEQRFGAADKARLQALSSGHVLTLSATPIPRTLQAALVGLRQLSMIATPPARRQPIRTAVSTFSPETLRAALLRERSRGGQSFVVVPRIADMAPLAEKLARIVPELEVMQAHGKLPAAEIDDVMVRFGRGEGDVLLATNIIEAGLDVPRANTMAIVHADRFGLAQLHQLRGRVGRGHRRGQVLLFAKGEDAIAPRTLKRLRTLEAFDRLGAGFAISARDLDMRGAGDLLGDTQAGHMRLIGVELYQQLLEDALRTARGETVERWTPELRIGVEGRLPEAWIPDEDLRISLYARLGRLRDDAALDAFEAELEDRFGELPEDATTLLILARLRERMRAMGIARIDAGPAAIALTPHGRDTDLGQIDGLEEKDGRYLLKERLDNPAERLARLGDLLA